One stretch of Bremerella cremea DNA includes these proteins:
- a CDS encoding FHA domain-containing protein: MSQKFGELIPVGGGDPIPLLKKTLLVGRRETCDVVLRFANVSSNHCQLYVKQGYWFVEDQSSRNGTKVNGKRVRETDKRIDPGTVIAIAKHEYELHYDPLDLGATGPPPSENNQAEEILSKSLLERAGIGTTRRKS, from the coding sequence ATGAGCCAGAAATTTGGGGAATTGATCCCAGTTGGTGGGGGAGATCCAATCCCACTGCTAAAGAAAACCCTTCTCGTCGGTCGACGCGAAACGTGCGATGTCGTCCTTCGGTTTGCCAATGTTTCCAGCAATCACTGTCAGCTATACGTAAAGCAGGGTTACTGGTTCGTTGAAGACCAAAGCAGCCGCAACGGCACCAAGGTCAACGGCAAACGCGTACGAGAAACAGATAAACGCATCGATCCCGGCACAGTGATTGCCATCGCCAAACATGAATACGAGCTGCATTACGACCCGCTCGATCTAGGTGCCACCGGCCCTCCCCCTTCGGAAAACAATCAAGCCGAAGAGATCCTCAGCAAGTCGCTTTTAGAGCGAGCTGGCATCGGAACGACGCGTCGCAAGTCTTAA
- a CDS encoding Dabb family protein: protein MENLTQIAHNVFFTLKDKSPEAQQKLVEACQKYLSGHPGCIFFAAGVLTEELDRPVNDRNFQVALHVVFDSLESQNAYQVAERHLQFIEENKEGWESVRVFDSTVGS, encoded by the coding sequence ATGGAAAACCTGACACAAATCGCTCACAACGTTTTCTTCACCTTGAAGGATAAGTCGCCCGAAGCCCAACAGAAGTTGGTCGAAGCTTGCCAAAAGTATCTCTCGGGCCATCCTGGCTGCATCTTTTTTGCCGCTGGCGTACTGACCGAAGAATTGGATCGTCCGGTGAACGATCGCAATTTTCAAGTTGCCCTCCATGTCGTTTTTGATTCACTGGAATCGCAAAACGCCTACCAAGTTGCCGAGCGGCACTTGCAATTCATCGAAGAAAACAAAGAGGGCTGGGAATCGGTTCGCGTCTTCGATTCCACCGTCGGCAGCTAA
- a CDS encoding DNA alkylation repair protein: MTDLEKLRARKGAVRRSEVPANVVAGLNRGELESVNLVEFLVIDHVKLFKAVRPGLSLDDAVAKKLSRIIKDLATAGVMQRLTATGAAFHEALVGSDAREVVYQQLTEHPSDVLRSWAAYMDAADETLTFAKRLKQARKFALDSNMGVREIAWMSVRLPAAESIVSDIERLYPLANHKNHLARRFAIEVSRPCGVWCKHITELKQRPEIAEDLLTLCREDDTKYVQDSVANWLNDASKTRPDFVQELCERWLAESESPHTRRITHRALRTLRKKA; the protein is encoded by the coding sequence GTGACGGATCTCGAAAAACTGCGAGCCCGTAAAGGTGCCGTTCGGCGAAGCGAAGTTCCGGCGAACGTTGTCGCAGGGCTTAATCGAGGTGAATTGGAATCGGTCAACCTTGTCGAATTCCTGGTTATCGACCACGTCAAGTTGTTCAAAGCCGTTCGCCCTGGCTTGTCCCTGGATGACGCTGTCGCCAAAAAGCTTAGCCGTATCATCAAAGACCTAGCCACTGCAGGAGTGATGCAACGGCTGACGGCAACCGGGGCAGCGTTTCATGAAGCCCTTGTCGGTAGCGACGCGCGGGAAGTCGTTTATCAGCAATTAACCGAACACCCCAGCGACGTCCTACGAAGCTGGGCCGCGTATATGGATGCAGCGGACGAGACGCTGACGTTTGCCAAACGCTTAAAACAAGCTCGTAAATTCGCACTCGATTCGAACATGGGCGTGCGGGAAATTGCCTGGATGTCGGTTCGCCTGCCAGCGGCGGAATCGATCGTCTCCGATATCGAACGTCTCTACCCGCTGGCCAATCATAAGAACCATTTAGCTCGGCGATTTGCGATTGAAGTTTCGCGTCCGTGTGGGGTCTGGTGCAAACACATTACCGAGTTGAAACAACGGCCTGAGATTGCCGAAGATCTACTCACACTGTGCCGGGAAGACGATACCAAGTACGTGCAAGATTCCGTCGCCAACTGGCTGAACGACGCCAGTAAAACGAGGCCTGACTTTGTCCAGGAATTGTGTGAACGCTGGCTGGCGGAAAGCGAGTCACCACATACCCGGCGCATCACGCATCGGGCCCTGAGGACGCTTCGCAAGAAGGCTTAA
- a CDS encoding leucine-rich repeat domain-containing protein yields the protein MNRVWILGLILFAMPLCVGCPSNTPTGKDDSGKAKPAAPSLPADDPEAVAALEKLGGNLTKDSDGNVIRADFASVRFEEGQDDTVFEPISKLAHLQMVKFYGADITDTVTTYMKDLTQLRDVTFENCVITDEGLANLTNSKDLSVFGLRRTNISDKGIEIISKFPKVRYLDFRYCNVNDEGMKFVKDMKNLEVLRTEGSFIGDEGLENLSGLTKLKFLNLRDKRITDAGIEHLKDLKNLETLELNEVACSDKGLSYLAGCTKMKKLHLFRTKVTDAGMQYLKDMTEMVDLKLRQSPVRGMTMDQLSGMKKLKDLDVSETGFSDEGVAIVSDFNTLESLNLWNTFITDAGLEPISKLKNLKKLDLQNCNLSDEGVKHLKGMTSLTSLSLKENSSISDESIPVLLTLTNLKKLTLNFTQIYDDGVEKLKKGIPGIDVTF from the coding sequence ATGAACCGCGTCTGGATTCTCGGTCTGATACTGTTCGCTATGCCTCTTTGTGTCGGTTGCCCGAGCAATACACCCACGGGAAAAGACGATAGTGGGAAAGCCAAACCTGCCGCTCCAAGCTTGCCAGCCGACGATCCAGAAGCGGTCGCGGCGCTGGAAAAGCTGGGGGGCAACCTTACCAAAGATAGTGACGGGAACGTCATACGAGCCGATTTCGCAAGTGTGCGTTTTGAAGAAGGGCAAGACGACACCGTCTTCGAGCCCATCTCAAAGCTCGCCCATTTGCAAATGGTAAAGTTCTATGGGGCGGACATTACCGATACGGTAACCACCTATATGAAAGACCTGACTCAATTGCGTGATGTCACGTTCGAAAATTGCGTGATCACGGACGAAGGACTTGCCAATCTGACGAACTCGAAGGATCTCTCTGTGTTCGGACTGCGCCGCACCAACATTTCCGATAAGGGAATCGAGATTATCTCGAAGTTCCCCAAGGTGCGTTACCTCGACTTCCGTTATTGCAACGTGAATGACGAAGGGATGAAGTTCGTCAAGGACATGAAGAACCTCGAAGTGCTGCGTACCGAAGGTTCCTTTATTGGAGACGAAGGTTTAGAGAATCTATCTGGTCTGACCAAGTTGAAATTCCTGAACTTGCGAGACAAGCGAATCACCGACGCTGGGATCGAGCATCTCAAGGACCTGAAGAACCTGGAAACGTTGGAACTGAACGAAGTCGCTTGTTCCGATAAGGGGCTTTCCTACTTGGCTGGTTGTACCAAGATGAAGAAGCTCCACCTGTTCCGGACCAAGGTGACCGACGCCGGGATGCAGTACCTGAAGGACATGACCGAAATGGTCGATCTGAAGCTGCGTCAATCTCCGGTTCGCGGTATGACCATGGACCAGCTGAGCGGCATGAAGAAGTTGAAAGATCTTGATGTCAGCGAAACGGGCTTCAGTGATGAAGGGGTGGCAATTGTCAGTGACTTCAATACGCTGGAGTCGTTGAACTTGTGGAACACATTTATCACCGACGCTGGCCTAGAGCCGATCAGCAAGCTTAAGAACCTGAAGAAGCTTGACCTGCAGAATTGCAACTTGAGCGACGAAGGCGTGAAGCACCTGAAAGGAATGACATCGTTGACCAGTTTGTCATTGAAAGAGAATAGCTCGATTTCAGACGAATCGATTCCGGTTCTACTGACACTGACTAACTTGAAGAAGCTAACACTGAACTTCACCCAGATCTACGACGACGGTGTCGAGAAGCTGAAGAAGGGCATCCCCGGCATCGATGTGACCTTCTAA